The sequence ATGATATCGGGCGCTGCATTCCGATCCCTCAGAATTTCCGCCCAGGCCAGGAGAGAAGATGTCGGGGTTCCCAGTTGATGTGCCGTTTCCTTGGTCAAGCCCACCCATACCTTGTTCTGCTCGGCTTTACGCGACGCACTGAATGCAATATACGACACCAGAATAAACAGGGTGATAACTCCCAGTTGCACGAATGGATACAAGGTAAGCCTGGTAAGCAGAATGGAATTTTTGTAATAGATATAATTCTTCTCCCCTCCTCCGATTTCAATAACTATAGGATCGTGCTGGGTTTTCATTTCAGCCAGTTCCTTTTCAAGATATCCATACCTGGAAACTTTCAGTGAGTCCAGATTTCTCCAGGCAACTATTTCTCCCTTGTGATCCACTAGGATCACCGGAACCGTCGTATTATCCTGTACCACCTGAAGCAGAAAACTGAAATCCGTGCCATCAGGTTCCGGGGAAGCCAGCTTCCTGGTGGCTTCGGCCCAGAGCATTACTTTTTTCTCTTCTTCAGCAGAAAGTTGCCTGATCAGCTGGTTCGTATAGAAAAGAGAACCAACGCCAATAGCAACTGCCATAAGGAATAGCAGAAATTTCCAGCGCTGTTTCTCCTGGTAGATGTTCTTCATAATGGAACGAAGTTACTCATTTCTTTTTTGTCGTATCGGGCAGAAGTTCCTCATCCAATTCTATTCTGAATTTTGTCTTTTCTTCCTGCCTTTTGAAAGATTTTTCCTTCGCTTCGGATGAAGGCTGCAACGATTCATCAAACTCAACCTGTGGCGATGCAACGTCCTGTTGTTTGTTACCACTGCTGAAGGAAGTGTCGGAACGGTTACGGCTGAATTCTTCCTTCAGGATGGTTTTCAGGGTTTCCTTTTCGTTTCTCAGGCGGCTCTTGACATCAGAAAATGCCGACCTGGTATCATAGGCCACACGCACATCTTTCCCATCGCCGCGGATAACAAGATGGAGCAACATTTTATGCGCATCATCCGGTGATACAATTCCGAATTCGGTATTCTCCTTTTTCATTCGCCGTGCTTTTCCCGTCAGGACTTCATTCAGAAGAAGACGAATCCGGTAGGTATAGTTGTTGTCAAAACCATGCTCCCCCGAAGCCGAAATATTAAGGGCTGATGACTTGATATCCATCGCTGGCAAAATGACGGTTTTGTCGCGGATATAAATTTCATTTTGCAGGGTGGAAAAATAGACATGTCGAAGAT is a genomic window of Bacteroidales bacterium containing:
- a CDS encoding AsmA-like C-terminal region-containing protein codes for the protein GKVSGGGAVVQRYNYDFMIRAQGSFNKLDIQQLFSGMNSFGQTFITDQHVRGILDGSADVQAEWDNQFRLKPETVLAGASITISRGELINFEPLMGLSDFIRVEDLRHVYFSTLQNEIYIRDKTVILPAMDIKSSALNISASGEHGFDNNYTYRIRLLLNEVLTGKARRMKKENTEFGIVSPDDAHKMLLHLVIRGDGKDVRVAYDTRSAFSDVKSRLRNEKETLKTILKEEFSRNRSDTSFSSGNKQQDVASPQVEFDESLQPSSEAKEKSFKRQEEKTKFRIELDEELLPDTTKKK
- a CDS encoding ATP-binding protein; this translates as MKNIYQEKQRWKFLLFLMAVAIGVGSLFYTNQLIRQLSAEEEKKVMLWAEATRKLASPEPDGTDFSFLLQVVQDNTTVPVILVDHKGEIVAWRNLDSLKVSRYGYLEKELAEMKTQHDPIVIEIGGGEKNYIYYKNSILLTRLTLYPFVQLGVITLFILVSYIAFSASRKAEQNKVWVGLTKETAHQLGTPTSSLLAWAEILRDRNAAPDI